A window from Aliidongia dinghuensis encodes these proteins:
- a CDS encoding pyridoxal-phosphate dependent enzyme, with amino-acid sequence MAINRNILESIGDTPIVEIKQIDTGLCRLFVKLENQNPGGSIKDRIGLTMIEAAEREGKIKPGGTLIEATAGNTGLALALVAAQKGYKLILVVPDKMSQDKVFHLKALGAEVRLTRSDVNKGHPAYYQDIAERLAREIPNSFYVNQFQNPANPLAHETWTGPEIWAQMGHDLDAVVVGVGSGGTLTGLGRFFKRVNPKIEMVLADPVGSVLTELVKTGQMTEAGSWLVEGIGEDFVPDNCDLSLVRAAYPISDKESFFAARDLLRTEGILGGSSTGTLFAAALKYCREQTTPKRVLTFIPDTGNKYLSKMYNDYWMIDQGLLERPREGNLKDLISRRYEDGGAVTVAPDDRLLVVYRRMKLYEVSQLPVLEDGKLIGIVDESDLLLAVTRDAKGFDQPVSAAMVARVETIAPNADITTLLPIFAKDHVAVVEEEGRFYGIITRIDLLNHLRTKVA; translated from the coding sequence ATGGCCATCAACCGCAACATTCTGGAATCGATCGGCGATACGCCCATCGTCGAGATCAAGCAGATCGATACCGGGCTGTGCCGGCTGTTCGTGAAGCTCGAGAACCAGAATCCCGGCGGCTCGATCAAGGATCGTATCGGCCTCACCATGATCGAGGCGGCCGAGCGCGAGGGCAAGATCAAGCCCGGCGGTACGCTGATCGAGGCGACGGCCGGCAACACCGGCCTGGCGCTGGCGCTCGTTGCGGCGCAGAAGGGCTACAAGCTGATCCTGGTCGTGCCCGACAAGATGAGCCAGGACAAGGTGTTCCACCTGAAGGCGCTCGGCGCCGAGGTGCGCCTCACGCGTTCGGACGTCAACAAGGGCCATCCGGCCTATTACCAGGACATCGCCGAGCGGCTGGCGCGCGAGATCCCGAATTCGTTCTACGTCAACCAGTTCCAGAACCCGGCCAATCCGCTGGCGCACGAGACCTGGACCGGGCCTGAGATCTGGGCCCAGATGGGCCACGACCTCGACGCGGTCGTCGTCGGCGTTGGCTCCGGCGGCACGCTCACCGGCCTCGGCCGCTTCTTCAAGCGGGTCAACCCCAAGATCGAGATGGTGCTGGCCGACCCGGTCGGCTCCGTCCTGACCGAGCTCGTCAAGACCGGCCAGATGACCGAGGCCGGCAGCTGGCTCGTCGAGGGCATCGGCGAGGATTTCGTGCCGGACAATTGCGATCTGTCGCTGGTGCGCGCCGCCTATCCGATCTCGGACAAGGAGAGCTTCTTCGCGGCACGCGACCTGCTCCGCACCGAAGGCATCCTCGGCGGCTCGTCGACCGGCACGCTCTTCGCCGCGGCACTCAAATATTGCCGCGAGCAGACCACGCCGAAGCGGGTCCTGACCTTCATCCCCGATACGGGCAACAAGTACCTGTCGAAGATGTACAACGACTACTGGATGATCGATCAGGGTCTGCTCGAGCGGCCGCGCGAGGGCAACCTCAAGGACCTGATCAGCCGGCGCTACGAGGACGGCGGTGCCGTCACCGTGGCGCCCGACGATCGCCTGCTCGTGGTCTATCGCCGCATGAAGCTCTACGAAGTCTCGCAGCTGCCGGTGCTCGAAGACGGCAAGCTCATCGGCATCGTCGACGAGTCCGACCTGCTGCTCGCCGTCACCCGCGACGCGAAGGGTTTCGACCAGCCGGTGAGCGCCGCCATGGTCGCCCGCGTCGAGACGATCGCGCCCAACGCCGACATCACGACGCTTCTGCCGATCTTCGCCAAGGACCATGTCGCCGTGGTCGAGGAGGAAGGCCGCTTCTACGGCATCATCACCCGCATCGACCTGCTCAACCATCTGCGCACGAAAGTCGCCTGA
- a CDS encoding flagellar motor protein MotB, translating to MAKSNSVIIKKVKKVAGGHHGGAWKVAYADFVTAMMAFFLLLWLLNATTDAQKRGIADYFAPSLATKSLTSGAGGVLGGRTMTEPGSQVSTSAPPGVTTALNQPQDFDDEDNDDEPGKAPNDKDANANSSGYQNSDVAKDNPNDRANALKPNDAKAGQALLDPSKVDLAKVDVSKLDLSKLDLSKVDPSKMTQEQFEKLKTAREEAQFKQAEHELRQAIQQVPDLKQLQQNLVVERTEEGLRIQLVDQDKNSMFALGSTDMSDKAKELMSAVAQAIEKLPNKIAITGHTDSTPFVRPGNYSNWELSTDRANASRRALVAAGLPPDRIETVVGKADTEPMIKDNPNSPQNRRISIVVLRDNKPPAQAAAAGPAQAAPATPTSATPAPPTPAPPTSASATPASATSAAPK from the coding sequence ATGGCTAAGTCGAACTCGGTCATCATCAAGAAGGTCAAGAAGGTCGCGGGCGGCCATCATGGCGGCGCCTGGAAAGTGGCCTATGCCGACTTCGTCACGGCGATGATGGCGTTCTTCCTGCTGCTCTGGCTGCTGAACGCGACGACCGACGCGCAGAAACGCGGCATCGCCGACTATTTCGCCCCTTCGCTCGCGACGAAATCGCTGACCTCGGGCGCCGGCGGCGTGCTGGGCGGCCGCACCATGACCGAGCCGGGTTCGCAGGTCTCGACCTCGGCACCGCCGGGCGTTACGACCGCGCTCAACCAGCCGCAGGACTTCGACGACGAGGACAATGACGACGAGCCCGGCAAGGCGCCGAACGACAAGGACGCCAATGCCAATTCGTCGGGCTACCAGAATTCCGACGTCGCCAAGGACAACCCGAACGACCGCGCGAACGCGCTGAAGCCGAACGACGCCAAGGCCGGCCAGGCGCTGCTCGACCCGAGCAAGGTCGATCTCGCCAAGGTCGACGTTTCCAAGCTCGATCTCTCGAAGCTCGACCTTTCCAAAGTCGACCCGAGCAAGATGACGCAGGAGCAGTTCGAGAAGCTCAAGACGGCGCGCGAGGAAGCGCAGTTCAAGCAGGCCGAACACGAGCTGAGGCAGGCAATCCAGCAGGTGCCGGACCTGAAGCAGCTGCAGCAGAACCTGGTGGTCGAGCGCACCGAGGAGGGCTTGCGCATCCAACTGGTCGACCAGGACAAGAACTCGATGTTCGCGCTCGGCTCGACCGACATGAGCGACAAGGCGAAAGAGCTGATGAGCGCGGTCGCCCAGGCGATCGAGAAGCTGCCGAACAAGATCGCGATCACCGGGCACACGGATTCGACGCCGTTCGTCCGGCCCGGCAACTATTCGAACTGGGAACTGTCGACCGACCGGGCGAACGCCAGCCGGCGCGCGCTCGTCGCCGCCGGCCTGCCGCCCGACCGGATCGAGACGGTGGTCGGCAAGGCGGACACCGAGCCGATGATCAAGGACAACCCGAACTCGCCGCAGAACCGCCGGATCAGCATCGTCGTGCTGCGCGACAACAAGCCGCCGGCTCAGGCCGCCGCCGCCGGCCCCGCCCAGGCGGCGCCAGCAACGCCCACATCGGCGACCCCGGCACCCCCGACCCCGGCACCCCCGACATCGGCATCCGCCACACCGGCGTCCGCCACCTCGGCCGCGCCGAAATAG
- a CDS encoding CGNR zinc finger domain-containing protein: MTDGELGPRAGRLPLIGGALALDFCNTTSGLGMAHCLEHLNGFEHLALWSAHAGAVTPAEAHRLRHLALNDPAAARAALEQALSLRRTLHDLFEALAHRLSPPGELLAALNAALVPNLMAQRLVATPSGFAWHYPAPDDALDGPLLPIARSAADILLNEPRDRLKQCPGHDCGWLFLDRSKNNIRVWCEMEVCGARAKARARAERRHNH, translated from the coding sequence ATGACCGACGGCGAACTCGGTCCGCGCGCCGGCCGGCTGCCGCTGATCGGCGGGGCGCTGGCGCTGGATTTCTGCAACACGACGAGCGGGCTCGGCATGGCGCACTGCCTCGAGCACCTGAACGGGTTCGAGCATCTGGCGCTGTGGTCGGCTCATGCCGGCGCCGTGACGCCCGCCGAGGCCCACCGGCTGCGCCATCTGGCATTGAACGATCCGGCGGCGGCGCGAGCGGCGCTCGAGCAGGCGCTCAGCCTGCGCCGCACACTGCACGACCTGTTCGAGGCGCTCGCCCATCGCCTTTCGCCGCCCGGCGAGTTGCTCGCAGCCCTCAATGCGGCGCTGGTGCCGAACCTCATGGCGCAGCGGCTGGTCGCGACCCCGTCCGGCTTTGCCTGGCACTACCCGGCGCCAGACGACGCGCTCGACGGGCCGCTGTTGCCGATCGCCCGCTCGGCCGCCGACATCCTGCTCAACGAGCCGCGCGACCGCTTGAAGCAGTGCCCCGGCCATGATTGCGGCTGGCTGTTCCTGGACCGCAGCAAGAACAACATCCGCGTCTGGTGCGAGATGGAAGTCTGCGGCGCCCGCGCCAAGGCCCGGGCCCGAGCAGAGCGACGGCACAATCACTGA
- a CDS encoding alpha-E domain-containing protein codes for MSSLLSRYADCIFWLARFVERAENLARILDVNETFSRDARGSQNWLSIVQLNADEKRFFEKHPIATADAVIRFYVTDIENPTSIISAIRAARENARTLRPLISTEMWVHLNVFYNRLKQIDKAELAPGAMTRLLTWIKEACQTHTGITEGTFFRDQGWYFYQLGRYIERADQTTRLLDIKYHLLLPKSADVGSPVDASQWSALLRSAAGYHAFRRLHSNGITPSRVAGFLLLNHRFPRSVYLCLREVDQNLNELRSRHSLRGGSDACNAVDELHAILSTKTIDEILDAGLHEFIDLIQCQLADITNRLAVAFFGAMPTMPDAEAAPAPQ; via the coding sequence TTGAGTAGCCTTCTTTCCCGCTATGCCGATTGCATCTTCTGGCTCGCCCGCTTCGTCGAGCGCGCGGAGAACCTGGCCCGCATCCTCGATGTCAACGAGACGTTCAGCCGCGACGCGCGCGGCAGCCAGAACTGGCTTTCGATCGTCCAGCTGAACGCCGACGAGAAGCGCTTCTTCGAGAAGCACCCGATCGCAACCGCCGACGCGGTGATCCGCTTCTACGTGACTGACATCGAGAACCCGACGTCGATCATCTCGGCGATCCGCGCAGCCCGCGAGAATGCGCGCACGCTCCGCCCGCTCATCTCGACCGAGATGTGGGTGCATCTGAACGTCTTCTACAATCGGCTGAAACAGATCGACAAAGCCGAGCTGGCACCCGGCGCCATGACGCGGTTGCTCACCTGGATCAAGGAAGCCTGCCAGACCCACACAGGCATCACCGAGGGCACGTTCTTCCGCGACCAGGGCTGGTACTTCTACCAGCTGGGCCGCTACATCGAGCGCGCCGACCAGACGACGCGGCTCCTCGACATCAAGTATCACCTGCTGCTGCCGAAATCGGCCGACGTCGGCTCGCCGGTCGATGCCAGCCAGTGGAGCGCGCTCCTGCGCTCGGCCGCGGGGTACCATGCGTTCCGCCGGCTGCATTCGAACGGCATCACGCCGAGCCGTGTCGCGGGCTTCCTGCTGCTCAACCACCGTTTCCCGCGTTCGGTCTATCTCTGCCTGCGCGAGGTCGACCAGAACCTGAACGAGCTGCGTTCGCGCCATTCGCTGCGCGGCGGCAGCGACGCCTGCAACGCGGTGGACGAGCTGCACGCGATCCTGTCGACCAAGACGATCGACGAAATCTTGGATGCGGGGCTGCACGAGTTCATTGATCTGATACAATGCCAGTTGGCCGACATTACGAACCGGCTGGCAGTCGCCTTCTTCGGCGCCATGCCGACCATGCCGGACGCCGAGGCCGCACCCGCGCCGCAATAG
- a CDS encoding RDD family protein has protein sequence MSDPFSDVLLRRVLAYLLDLLFVALISAVLGLVFTLLTIFSLGLLGVLFYVLPAVGVLYGALTIGGPRSATWGMRILAIQVLRTDRGRPDFAQALVFSLLFYATVALTSWLILLVALVMPRKRALHDLLSGVVVVRADLP, from the coding sequence ATGAGCGACCCGTTCAGTGACGTGCTGCTGCGCCGGGTGCTGGCCTACCTGCTCGACCTGCTGTTCGTGGCGCTGATCAGCGCCGTGCTGGGCCTCGTCTTCACGCTCCTCACCATCTTCAGCCTCGGCCTCCTGGGCGTGCTGTTCTACGTCCTGCCGGCGGTCGGCGTGCTCTATGGCGCGCTCACGATCGGTGGTCCGCGGTCCGCGACCTGGGGCATGCGGATCCTTGCAATCCAGGTTTTGCGCACCGACCGCGGGCGCCCGGATTTCGCGCAGGCGCTGGTCTTTTCGCTCTTGTTTTACGCAACCGTCGCATTGACCAGCTGGCTCATTTTGCTGGTCGCCCTGGTCATGCCGCGGAAACGCGCGCTTCACGACCTGTTATCGGGCGTTGTCGTCGTTCGCGCCGACCTGCCGTAA
- a CDS encoding glucose 1-dehydrogenase, which yields MRLKDKVAIVTGGGSGFGEGIAKRFADEGAKLVIADIAKEGGMRVCAEIDAKHRPATACFKETDVASDASVAALVAAALDYHGRIDILINNAGITHRNRPMLEVDEAEFDRIFAVNVKAIYLAARHVLPVFRRQGSGGVIINTASTAGIRPRPGLAWYNGSKGAAISLTKAMAIELAPENIRVNALCPVAGETPLLGQFMGSDTPELREKFRQSVPLGRLATPQDIANAALYLASDEGAFLTGVALEVDGGRCI from the coding sequence ATGCGGTTGAAGGACAAGGTCGCGATCGTCACCGGCGGCGGGTCCGGGTTCGGCGAAGGCATCGCCAAGCGGTTTGCCGACGAAGGGGCGAAGCTCGTCATCGCCGACATCGCCAAGGAAGGCGGCATGCGGGTCTGCGCCGAAATCGACGCCAAGCATCGCCCGGCGACCGCGTGCTTCAAGGAGACCGACGTCGCCTCCGACGCCTCCGTGGCAGCGCTCGTCGCGGCGGCACTCGACTACCACGGCCGCATCGACATCCTCATCAACAATGCCGGCATCACCCACCGCAACCGGCCGATGCTCGAGGTCGACGAGGCCGAGTTCGACCGGATCTTTGCGGTCAACGTCAAGGCGATCTATCTGGCCGCCCGGCATGTCCTGCCGGTGTTCCGGCGCCAGGGCTCGGGCGGCGTCATCATCAACACCGCATCGACTGCCGGCATCCGGCCGCGTCCCGGCCTCGCCTGGTACAACGGTTCCAAGGGGGCGGCGATCTCGCTCACCAAGGCGATGGCGATCGAGCTGGCGCCGGAGAACATCCGGGTGAATGCGCTCTGCCCGGTCGCCGGCGAAACGCCGCTCCTGGGCCAGTTCATGGGCAGCGACACGCCGGAGCTGCGCGAGAAGTTCCGCCAGAGCGTGCCGCTCGGCCGGCTCGCGACGCCGCAGGACATCGCCAATGCGGCACTCTACCTGGCGTCCGATGAGGGCGCGTTCCTGACCGGCGTCGCGCTCGAGGTCGACGGCGGCCGCTGCATCTGA
- a CDS encoding trans-sulfuration enzyme family protein codes for MSDTTSKNRLGLATRAIHAGQEPDPTTGAIMPPIYQTSTYVQESPGKHKGFEYSRSHNPTRFAYERCIADLESGQRGFAFASGLAGIATVLDLLDSGDHVIASDDLYGGTYRLLHRVRQRSAGLKFTLVDMSDIRNIEAAIRPETKLIWIETPSNPMLKLIDIEAVAALGKQRGILTAADNTFASPIVQRPIEFGFDLVMHSATKYLNGHSDMVGGVVVVGDNQEIADRLGFLQNAVGAIAGPFDSFLALRGLKTLPLRMRQHCASANELAHWLEAHPRVERVIYPGLESHPHHALAKRQMHGFGGMITLTLKGDIDDARRFLERTHLFSLAESLGGVESLIEHPAIMTHASIPAPQRAALGISDTLCRLSVGIEDLDDLKADLKHALG; via the coding sequence ATGTCCGACACCACGAGCAAGAATCGCCTCGGCCTCGCCACGCGCGCGATCCACGCAGGCCAGGAGCCGGACCCAACGACCGGCGCCATCATGCCGCCGATCTACCAGACCTCGACCTACGTCCAGGAGAGCCCGGGCAAGCACAAGGGCTTTGAATACTCACGCTCGCACAACCCGACGCGCTTTGCCTACGAGCGCTGCATCGCCGACCTCGAGAGCGGCCAGCGCGGCTTCGCCTTCGCCTCGGGCCTGGCCGGCATCGCGACCGTCCTCGACCTGCTCGACAGCGGCGACCATGTCATCGCGTCCGACGATCTCTACGGCGGTACCTACCGCCTGCTGCATCGCGTGCGCCAGCGTTCGGCCGGCCTGAAGTTCACGCTCGTCGACATGAGCGACATCAGGAACATCGAAGCCGCAATCCGGCCGGAGACCAAGCTCATCTGGATCGAGACGCCGTCGAACCCGATGCTGAAGCTGATCGACATCGAGGCGGTGGCGGCTTTGGGCAAGCAGCGCGGCATCCTGACCGCGGCCGACAACACCTTCGCCTCGCCGATCGTGCAGCGGCCGATCGAATTCGGCTTCGACCTGGTCATGCATTCGGCGACCAAGTACCTGAACGGCCATTCGGACATGGTGGGCGGCGTGGTCGTGGTCGGCGACAACCAGGAGATCGCCGACCGGCTGGGCTTCCTGCAGAATGCCGTCGGCGCCATCGCCGGCCCGTTCGACAGCTTCCTCGCCCTCCGCGGCCTGAAGACCCTGCCCTTGCGCATGCGCCAGCATTGCGCGTCGGCGAACGAGCTCGCCCATTGGCTCGAGGCGCATCCGAGGGTCGAGCGCGTGATCTATCCTGGCCTCGAGAGCCATCCGCACCACGCGCTCGCCAAGCGCCAGATGCACGGCTTCGGCGGCATGATCACGCTCACGCTCAAGGGCGACATCGATGACGCCCGCCGCTTCCTCGAGCGCACGCATCTCTTCTCGCTGGCCGAGAGCCTGGGCGGCGTCGAGAGCCTGATCGAGCATCCGGCGATCATGACGCACGCCTCGATCCCGGCGCCCCAGCGCGCCGCCCTCGGCATCTCCGACACGCTCTGCCGGCTCTCGGTCGGCATCGAGGATCTGGACGATCTCAAGGCCGATCTCAAGCATGCGCTCGGTTGA
- a CDS encoding branched-chain amino acid ABC transporter substrate-binding protein, with the protein MKRSILFVAAAVAALAAGPARADIKIAVAGPLTGQYAAFGDQMKTGALAAVDALNKAGGVLGQKLVLAQGDDACDPKQAVAVANQLVSQGVVAVFGHYCSGSSIPASAVYEEAGVVEISPASTNPKYTDDGKFNTFRTCGRDDQQGIVAGDYIAAHFKGKHIAILNDKSSYGLGLAQETQKRLKALGIEPAMVESYTAGDRDYTALVTKMKQAGIDLIYLGGYHTEAGLILRQAREQGLQAKMMSGDAMVTQEFWSIAGPAGEGMMMTFSPDPRKSPAAAKVVAEFKAKNIDPEGYVLYIYGAMQAWAQAVTKAGSTDGKKVAAALRSNKADTVLGQIGFDAKGDVTAPGYVVYRWHEGTYDYAVD; encoded by the coding sequence ATGAAACGGAGCATACTCTTTGTGGCGGCGGCGGTCGCGGCGCTCGCCGCAGGGCCGGCGCGGGCGGATATCAAGATCGCGGTCGCAGGGCCGCTGACCGGGCAATATGCCGCGTTCGGCGACCAGATGAAGACCGGCGCGCTGGCGGCGGTCGATGCGCTCAACAAGGCGGGCGGGGTCCTGGGGCAGAAGCTGGTGCTGGCGCAGGGCGACGACGCCTGCGATCCGAAGCAGGCCGTCGCGGTCGCCAACCAGCTCGTGTCTCAGGGCGTCGTCGCCGTGTTCGGGCATTATTGCTCCGGCTCGTCGATCCCGGCATCGGCGGTCTATGAGGAAGCGGGTGTCGTCGAGATCTCGCCGGCATCGACCAACCCGAAATACACCGACGACGGCAAGTTCAACACGTTCCGCACCTGTGGGCGCGATGACCAGCAAGGCATCGTCGCCGGCGACTACATCGCGGCGCATTTCAAGGGCAAGCACATCGCGATCCTGAACGACAAGAGCTCCTACGGCCTGGGCCTGGCACAGGAGACGCAGAAGCGGCTCAAGGCCCTGGGCATCGAGCCGGCGATGGTCGAGTCCTACACGGCCGGCGACCGGGACTATACGGCGCTCGTGACCAAGATGAAGCAGGCCGGCATCGACCTGATCTACCTCGGCGGCTATCACACCGAGGCGGGCCTGATCCTGCGCCAAGCGCGCGAGCAAGGGCTGCAGGCCAAGATGATGTCGGGTGACGCCATGGTGACCCAGGAATTCTGGTCGATCGCCGGGCCGGCGGGCGAGGGCATGATGATGACCTTCAGCCCGGATCCGCGCAAATCGCCGGCGGCGGCCAAGGTGGTGGCCGAATTCAAGGCGAAGAACATCGATCCCGAGGGCTACGTGCTCTACATCTACGGCGCGATGCAGGCCTGGGCCCAGGCGGTCACCAAGGCCGGCTCGACCGACGGCAAGAAGGTCGCGGCCGCTCTTCGGTCGAACAAGGCCGACACGGTGCTGGGCCAGATCGGCTTCGACGCCAAGGGCGACGTGACGGCGCCCGGCTATGTCGTCTACCGCTGGCACGAAGGGACCTACGACTACGCGGTCGACTGA
- a CDS encoding circularly permuted type 2 ATP-grasp protein has translation MTNERGDSVLSGYDPHEFYCEMLRGEANQPIRDRLANLTIEALQRRSADAEAELYNLGITFTVYSAKDAIDRILPFDVIPRVLSPKEWDHIERGVIQRVSAINLLLDDIYHDQKILKDGIVPAELILGNANYRPIMQGVDLPYKSYVNICGTDIVRGADGQFLVLEDNARTPSGVSYVIENRHMMARAFPDLMNGIGIRPVDNYGLMLQQAMQEIAPKGIIEPQVALLSPGTYNSAYFEHVFLAREMGVPLVEGRDLVIENDKVYMRTTGGLAQVHVIYRRLNDDFLDPEAFLPESMLGVPGLMRAYRAGNVSLANAVGTGVADDKAVYAYMPRIIKYYLGEEAILPNVETHICREPDALKYTLDNMENLVVKPVGEAGGYGITIGPKATKEELAEAREKLIEDPANYISQPVISLSVSPTLVEGGVEGRHVDLRPFAITGEKTWVLPGGLTRVALRRGSLVVNSSQGGGSKDTWVLE, from the coding sequence ATGACGAATGAACGCGGCGATTCAGTCCTCAGCGGGTACGACCCGCACGAATTCTACTGCGAGATGCTGCGCGGCGAAGCCAACCAACCGATCCGGGACAGGCTCGCCAATCTCACGATCGAGGCGCTGCAGCGCCGTTCGGCCGATGCCGAGGCCGAGCTCTATAATCTCGGCATTACCTTCACCGTCTATTCCGCCAAGGACGCGATCGACCGCATCCTGCCGTTCGACGTGATCCCCCGCGTGCTCTCGCCCAAGGAATGGGACCATATCGAGCGCGGTGTGATCCAGCGTGTCTCCGCGATCAACCTGCTGCTCGACGACATCTACCACGACCAGAAGATCCTGAAGGACGGCATCGTGCCGGCGGAGCTCATCCTCGGCAACGCCAACTACCGGCCGATCATGCAGGGCGTCGACCTGCCCTATAAGTCCTACGTCAACATCTGCGGCACCGACATCGTGCGCGGCGCCGACGGCCAGTTCCTGGTGCTCGAGGACAATGCGCGCACGCCGTCGGGCGTCAGCTACGTCATCGAGAACCGCCACATGATGGCGCGCGCCTTCCCGGACCTCATGAACGGCATCGGGATCCGCCCGGTCGACAATTACGGGCTGATGCTGCAGCAGGCGATGCAGGAGATCGCGCCCAAGGGCATCATCGAGCCGCAGGTAGCACTGCTGTCGCCCGGCACCTACAACTCGGCCTATTTCGAGCACGTGTTCCTGGCGCGCGAGATGGGCGTGCCGCTGGTCGAGGGCCGCGACCTCGTGATCGAGAACGACAAGGTCTACATGCGCACGACCGGCGGCCTCGCCCAGGTCCATGTGATCTACCGGCGCTTGAACGACGATTTCCTCGACCCCGAGGCGTTCCTGCCCGAGAGCATGCTGGGCGTGCCCGGCCTGATGCGGGCCTACCGCGCGGGCAACGTCTCGCTCGCGAACGCCGTCGGCACCGGCGTCGCCGACGACAAGGCGGTCTATGCCTACATGCCGCGCATCATCAAATACTACCTCGGCGAGGAGGCGATCCTGCCCAATGTCGAGACCCACATCTGCCGCGAGCCGGATGCGCTCAAATACACGCTCGACAACATGGAAAATCTGGTCGTGAAGCCGGTCGGCGAAGCCGGCGGCTACGGCATCACCATCGGTCCCAAGGCGACCAAGGAGGAGCTGGCCGAGGCGCGGGAGAAGCTGATCGAGGACCCCGCGAACTACATCAGCCAGCCGGTCATCAGCCTGTCGGTCTCACCGACGCTCGTCGAGGGCGGCGTCGAGGGCCGGCATGTCGACCTCCGGCCGTTCGCAATCACCGGCGAGAAGACCTGGGTGCTGCCGGGCGGCCTCACCCGCGTGGCGCTCCGGCGCGGCTCGCTCGTCGTCAATTCCTCGCAGGGAGGCGGGTCGAAAGACACGTGGGTCCTTGAGTAG
- a CDS encoding VOC family protein, which produces MRQHIGAIALVVTDYDEAIAFYRDKLGFTLVEDTALGPDKRWVQLAPPGSRETRLLLAKAATPAQAAHVGDQTGGRVFLFLHTDDFDRDHARMLAAGVRFLEAPRREPYGTVAVFEDLYGNRWDLLQLTA; this is translated from the coding sequence ATGCGCCAGCACATCGGCGCGATCGCGCTCGTCGTCACCGACTACGACGAGGCGATCGCGTTCTACCGCGACAAGCTGGGATTCACGCTCGTCGAAGACACGGCTCTCGGGCCGGACAAGCGCTGGGTGCAGCTGGCACCGCCGGGCAGCCGGGAGACGCGCCTGCTGCTCGCCAAGGCCGCGACACCGGCACAAGCGGCGCACGTCGGCGACCAGACCGGCGGGCGCGTCTTCCTGTTCCTGCACACGGATGATTTCGACCGCGATCACGCGCGGATGCTGGCAGCGGGCGTCAGGTTCCTCGAGGCGCCGCGCCGCGAGCCCTACGGCACCGTCGCCGTGTTCGAGGATCTCTACGGCAACCGCTGGGACCTGCTGCAGTTGACCGCCTGA
- a CDS encoding arginyltransferase has product MNKPFLSPLHHFYRTSSQPCPYLDGFVERKVITEVSGPAPQPLYNDLSRAGFRRSHQLAYRPACPACTACVPVRVAVNGFVPGRSIRRLEALNADLRVETVEASGTVEQYRLFTRYQLARHAESDMASMGFGDYRAMIEDSPVATVLVTLRDRTGRLVGVCLTDDLDDGASAVYSFYDPDQPKRSLGTWLVVALIERARRLGRPYVYLGYWIAGSRKMAYKTRFRPLEALSAGGWQPFHPD; this is encoded by the coding sequence ATGAACAAGCCGTTCCTGTCACCGCTGCACCATTTCTACCGAACGAGTTCGCAGCCGTGCCCCTATCTGGACGGCTTCGTCGAGCGCAAGGTCATCACCGAGGTGAGCGGCCCGGCACCGCAGCCGCTCTACAACGACCTGTCGCGCGCCGGCTTCCGCCGCTCGCACCAGCTCGCCTATCGGCCGGCCTGCCCCGCCTGCACGGCCTGCGTCCCGGTCCGGGTCGCCGTCAATGGCTTCGTTCCCGGCCGCTCGATCCGGCGGCTCGAAGCACTCAACGCCGATCTCCGCGTCGAGACGGTCGAGGCCTCGGGCACGGTCGAGCAATACCGGCTGTTCACCCGCTACCAGCTCGCGCGCCACGCCGAAAGCGACATGGCGAGCATGGGCTTCGGCGACTATCGCGCCATGATCGAGGACAGCCCGGTTGCAACGGTGCTCGTGACGCTCCGCGACCGCACCGGGCGCCTGGTCGGCGTGTGCCTGACCGACGATCTCGATGACGGCGCCTCGGCGGTCTATAGCTTCTATGATCCCGACCAACCGAAGCGCAGCCTCGGCACCTGGCTGGTCGTGGCGCTCATCGAGCGCGCCCGGCGGCTCGGCCGCCCTTATGTCTATCTGGGCTACTGGATCGCCGGCAGCCGCAAGATGGCCTACAAGACCCGCTTCCGCCCGCTCGAAGCGCTGAGCGCCGGCGGCTGGCAACCGTTCCATCCCGACTGA